The genomic stretch GCCGGCGGGGTACGGTGGCTGCATCTCACAACGACCTCCCCACCGGGGAGAAGAGGAGGAGCCCCAGTGCGCCAAAGAGTCCGCCGGCAAGCGCCTGGGCAGCTCGGGCAAGAAGATCGGCAACGCGCATCTGAAGTGGGCGTTCTCCGAAGCGGCCGCGCTCTTCTTGCGCCAGAACGTGCCTTGACAGGCAACGCCACTTCGCCCGCCTTGAGCGCCGGCACGGCAAGGGCAAGGCGCTGAGCATCCTGGCCCACAAACTGGCGCGCGCCGTCTACCACATGCTCACGTGCCAACAGGTATTCAATCTGGCGCGATTCCTGGGCACGCCCTGAACTCGAGGGGAACGGGTGAGCCCGTCGCCTAACTGGCCCGCATCAGGCCGAGCCATCTCGATGCACCGCTTTGCTCTGCGGCGTGACCGCGTGCGTGCATCTGGGCCGCGTGCCTGGGAGCCCTGCGGCTTGATTGGACACCCGTTCCGCCCCGACATATATGACGCGGCGTCCCCCCGGGGACCCGGTGGCTGCCCCTCCGCCGAGCCGGGCACTAACTGGGACTGGCCGCATGCCAGAGCCCGCCTGCTTTGAATCGGCCGGTACGAGGGCACCGATGAGTTTCTAGGCAGCGCCGCGTGCTCCATCGCGTCGCCTCGTCCAGTCGGCACCAGCGATCATCGACGACTGAGCCTCAATAGGTGTTTGGTGCAGACCACAGCTTCCGCACCCGCTGTGAAACGAAGTCAGCTCACCGTCCTCAGCGTGCACGCCGCGTCCGCTTCCCGCGAGAGCCCCCGCCCCCGTGGCGCTACCGCCGCGTCTTCTTGACAACGGAGGCCTTATAGGTGTTGGCCTCTCCGACGCTGCCACTCTGCTGGATCGCGACTGGCATGCAGCACTGCAACGACGACAACGACTTCGCCTTCGATGGCGAAGTAGACTGCGTACGGAAAACGCCGGAGAAGGGCGCGCCGGATGCCGCCGCGTAGCTCCTGGTACTTGTGCGGGCCATCAGCGATGCGGTTGTAGGCCGCGCGAAGCTCATCGAGGAACTCCAACCCAAGCCCTGGTCGTTCGCTCTCGTACCATTCGAACGCCGCCTCTACATCGGCATCGGCGGGCGGCTCCGAGATCAACCGATACTCGGTCACCGCGGCTTCTTGGCCAGGCGGTCGAGGACTTCGTACGCCGAGTGAGCACGTGTCGAATCGCGGCGGTACTCCGCAAGTCGTTCCTCCGCGACTTGCAGGTGGCTTTCCGGAACCGGGAGATCTCCGGGCTTCTCGGCAATACGATCCCAGAGCGCTTGCAGGTATCGCACCTGCTCGGCCTTGGTAAGTTCCGCGAACCCCGGTGGCTCAGAGAT from Deltaproteobacteria bacterium encodes the following:
- a CDS encoding type II toxin-antitoxin system RelE/ParE family toxin, which gives rise to MTEYRLISEPPADADVEAAFEWYESERPGLGLEFLDELRAAYNRIADGPHKYQELRGGIRRALLRRFPYAVYFAIEGEVVVVVAVLHASRDPAEWQRRRGQHL
- a CDS encoding addiction module protein, translated to MAHTAISEPPGFAELTKAEQVRYLQALWDRIAEKPGDLPVPESHLQVAEERLAEYRRDSTRAHSAYEVLDRLAKKPR